One Trichoderma asperellum chromosome 5, complete sequence genomic region harbors:
- a CDS encoding uncharacterized protein (EggNog:ENOG41) has product MELPNKLTSLPTPRLALERQSRTSNASIESLPPEMIGEIMGYLPTKHDLRNFAASSPYFAGVLKAYKVPILKSIIKNIIHPSNLGICLLTMGILQVTRQKSGVWRCLYAISRQPTLATIRDAETLSNMLDLAVHIHYLVTVYAYAKHPDSFWRHALQKYADRWPDGFIPSGPVYICPWTKERLHEVARRLCDIRDASLDKYPGAEPTSKHDEEVMALFQREMFAAELKLRCDRVAELGHPIPDWMFAEGPGDGVQSFLELIWCCSVHTIAKCWNSNDSLVWAEMNGSSWSLGKALGIRFYVSLAMHMPIRASKGEIKNMCDAIHCFLMYYLHPELYNETYQWFLEFRSCAWKGLWEHSLEYLRLMDEQGVGELGGGTDYF; this is encoded by the coding sequence ATGGAATTGCCAAACAAACTCACGTCCTTGCCGACGCCTCGTCTCGCTCTAGAACGACAAAGCAGAACATCGAACGCGTCCATAGAAAGTCTGCCTCCTGAGATGATCGGGGAGATCATGGGTTACCTCCCTACTAAGCATGATTTGAGAAATTTTGCTGCGAGTTCGCCCTACTTTGCCGGCGTCCTCAAGGCCTACAAGGTTCCCATTCTCAAAAGCATCATCAAGAATATCATCCACCCTTCGAACTTGGGCATTTGTCTGTTGACTATGGGCATTCTGCAAGTAACTCGCCAAAAGAGTGGCGTTTGGAGGTGTCTGTATGCAATTTCGCGACAGCCAACGCTGGCAACGATCCGTGATGCCGAGACACTCAGCAACATGCTCGACCTGGCCGTCCATATTCACTACCTGGTCACGGTATACGCTTACGCAAAGCACCCGGATTCGTTTTGGCGACATGCTTTGCAAAAATACGCGGACCGCTGGCCGGACGGCTTCATTCCTTCTGGCCCCGTGTACATCTGTCCGTGGACAAAGGAGAGGCTGCACGAGGTAGCCCGGCGCCTCTGTGATATACGAGACGCATCTCTGGACAAGTATCCTGGCGCAGAGCCCACAAGCAAACACGACGAAGAGGTCATGGCGCTATTTCAGCGCGAGATGTTTGCCGcggagctgaagctgcgTTGCGACAGAGTAGCCGAGCTTGGGCATCCCATTCCCGACTGGATGTTTGCAGAGGGCCCTGGTGACGGTGTGCAAAGCTTCCTCGAGCTCATCTGGTGCTGCAGCGTACACACCATTGCCAAATGCTGGAATAGTAACGACAGCTTAGTGTGGGCAGAAATGAATGGATCGAGCTGGTCTCTGGGGAAGGCTCTCGGCATCCGCTTCTACGTTAGCCTTGCCATGCATATGCCGATTCGGGCGAGCAAAGGCGAGATCAAGAATATGTGTGATGCAATACACTGTTTCTTGATGTACTACTTGCACCCCGAACTATACAATGAGACGTACCAGTGGTTCTTGGAGTTTCGATCTTGTGCGTGGAAGGGCCTGTGGGAACACTCTTTGGAATATCTGCGCTTGATGGACGAGCAGGGCGTGGGGGAATTGGGTGGAGGGACGGATTACTTTTGA
- a CDS encoding uncharacterized protein (EggNog:ENOG41~TransMembrane:1 (o20-43i)) encodes MLRSSAANYPPSPPSQLSSFFFPSVFNVLLLSSVSLIPSGCLLHDNQTHISCHSISLLHLSRMHQHAQIASMQHPPVQEPPPMLQHEGNLYTKLESNQQAAVYKALLVQRHSMDVLLRERFPLGHEPLPAHKIRKGLHIEDFVWAPQTHPFSQKRKAVSLHCVRHQPKHCPVELSAFVAVDFFSGEVLINSRVMPNLGWNGSSRSESLHGWREARANLFDFIDQDTVIVGHKAQINLEMLRLLHKQIVDSQILTTSAIYRPSTSRHRYRPSLEKVCAEFVGIKIKQGAPCPLENALAAREIVLHCIRRPKDLHVWAKETRTSYWRGQEEKNFRRLVKRINSVDSSAVHPLTNLTNPVLSRRNKPVLHDNGPVAAYDDDEYLGGYQDAYEAGFASGFKVGYKRRYEQAGFPVDYAEIEEACPAVKRPKTHEPIQGADDNENPSSFNEHLNQNNNTDMSQAARARSLLAHLMKDTKVKEIIQMLNQAQEKTSKNSKVTSCQTGLGHVAGDC; translated from the coding sequence ATGTTGCGGTCCTCGGCAGCGAATTAtccgccatcaccgccttcCCAgctttcctccttcttttttccatcAGTCTTCAATGTTTTGCTCCTCTCCTCCGTTTCTCTCATTCCCAGCGGGTGTCTACTACACGACAACCAAACGCACATTTCTTGTCATAGCATTTCGCTGCTCCATCTTTCACGGATGCATCAACACGCCCAGATCGCGTCAATGCAGCATCCGCCTGTACAAGAACCGCCGCCGATGCTGCAGCACGAAGGCAATTTGTACACAAAGCTCGAAAGCAACCAGCAAGCTGCCGTCTACAAGGCCCTTTTGGTGCAGCGCCATTCAATGGATGTGCTTCTACGGGAGCGTTTCCCTCTTGGCCATGAGCCGCTTCCCGCACACAAGATCAGAAAAGGGCTTCACATCGAGGATTTTGTGTGGGCGCCACAGACACACCCCTTCAGTCAGAAACGAAAGGCCGTGTCCCTTCATTGCGTTCGACACCAACCCAAACATTGCCCGGTTGAGTTATCAGCCTTTGTTGCAGTCGACTTTTTCTCTGGGGAAGTTTTGATAAACTCGCGCGTCATGCCAAATCTAGGCTGGAACGGCTCCTCTCGCAGCGAGAGCCTTCATGGCTGGAGAGAGGCGCGAGCGAATCTTTTCGACTTTATTGACCAAGATACCGTCATTGTCGGACACAAAGCACAAATTAATTTGGAGATGCTGCGTTTGCTCCACAAGCAGATTGTTGATTCGCAAATACTTACTACATCTGCCATCTACAGGCCGTCAACAAGTCGGCATCGTTATAGACCGTCTTTGGAGAAGGTTTGCGCAGAATTTGTTGGCATCAAAATCAAACAAGGTGCACCATGTCCTTTGGAAAATGCACTGGCGGCGAGGGAAATTGTGCTGCATTGCATTCGACGACCAAAAGATCTACATGTATGGGCCAAGGAAACGAGAACTAGCTATTGGAGGGgccaggaggagaagaactTCAGGAGGCTTGTCAAGAGGATCAATTCCGTTGACTCCTCAGCTGTTCACCCTCTTACTAATCTCACTAACCCCGTCTTGAGTAGGAGAAATAAGCCTGTACTGCACGATAACGGCCCTGTGGCTGcctatgatgatgatgaatacCTGGGTGGCTATCAGGATGCCTACGAAGCAGGATTTGCAAGCGGTTTCAAGGTTGGCTACAAGAGACGCTATGAACAAGCAGGCTTTCCCGTGGATTATGCCGAGATAGAGGAAGCATGTCCGGCAGTGAAACGACCAAAAACTCATGAACCAATCCAAGGTGCAGACGACAACGAAAACCCAAGCAGTTTTAATGAACATTTGAACCAAAATAACAATACTGATATGAGTCAAGCGGCAAGAGCTAGAAGTTTATTGGCGCACCTAATGAAGGATACCAAGGTCAAGGAAATCATCCAAATGCTGAATCAAGCACAAGAGAAGACAAGTAAAAACAGCAAGGTAACCAGCTGTCAAACAGGTCTCGGACATGTTGCTGGCGATTGTTAA
- the CCR4 gene encoding Glucose-repressible alcohol dehydrogenase transcriptional effector (BUSCO:EOG092D0S8J) has product MYSQSHQQGHNARLNGAGRGMPNMMYNFQQHTQHQHPAQPQHHQGLQHEHIIPNANGLGHHSSFTAGILQNSATFNSSALSNGHATNTRAGQAPQNEMWQEQLRLHKEAERAHAAMTEQQQPHYYARLKASENRGIGGPPPSNGKTQADSENDPADRRRPLNVEKGTTRQDWHNMDMSGQGLRNLAPELFRYQFLNELYIASNKLTRIPNSIGELRQLRHLDASYNQINELPPELGMCTFLKQLLLFNNNLQELPFELGSLHQLEMLGIEGNPLEPSIKQEIMEKGTKSLINALMEGAPIPLPPTPRKEIIIQEDVPEALERIKVFSWNILCDKYATTQTYGYTPTGALSWEYRKNCILEELRIRDADFLALQEVSTDAFKEDLSPELAQMDYKGVHWPKSRAKTMSEKDAQTVDGCAVFYKQSKFILLDKQLIEFATIAINRPDMKNQHDVFNRVMPKDNIAVICFFESRLTGARIILVNAHLTWDSALADVKLIQTGILMEHVTKLAEKYARWPAVKDKKMITLPRSDDADEPPPPPPVEPGPSQEYRSNTEIPLLVCGDFNSTRDSSVWELMSMGRVPPDHLELNNFHYGSFTRDGIEHPFSLRDAYAPIQNTPDELPFTNYTPGFADVIDYIWYSANTLEVVELLGPPDPTYMKRIPAFPNWHFPADHIQIMSEFVIKSRKDKKQASEREQ; this is encoded by the exons ATGTACTCACAAAGCCACCAGCAGGGACACAATGCCCGGCTGAATGGGGCGGGGCGGGGGATGCCCAACATGATGTATAATTTTCAGCAACACACACAACATCAGCACCCCGCCCAGCCCCAGCATCACCAAGGCCTGCAGCATGAGCATATCATCCCCAATGCCAACGGACTGGGCCATCATTCGTCCTTCACTGCTGGCATTCTCCAGAATTCTGCCACATTCAACTCCAGTGCCCTCTCTAATGGACACGCGACCAACACAAGGGCCGGCCAAGCCCCGCAGAACGAAATGTGGCAGGAACAATTGCGGCTACACAAGGAGGCTGAGAGGGCACATGCTGCCATGACcgaacagcagcaaccgcaCTACTACGCCAGGCTCAAAGCGTCAGAAAATAGAGGCATAGGCGGCCCTCCTCCCTCCAACGGCAAAACACAAGCAGACAGCGAGAACGACCCCGCAGATAGGAGAAGGCCTTTGAACGTGGAGAAGGGTACGACTCGCCAAGACTGGCACAACATGGACATGAGCGGCCAGGGACTTCGAAATCTCGCCCCCGAACTGTTCCGGTATCAGTTCCTCAACGAACTCTACATTGCTTCCAACAAGCTTACGCGCATTCCCAACTCCATTGGAGAGCTGCGCCAACTCCGACACCTCGATGCCTCCTACAATCAAATCAATGAGCTGCCGCCGGAATTGGGCATGTGCACTTTCCTGAAACAGCTACTCCTCTTCAACAACAACCTCCAAGAACTTCCCTTTGAGCTGGGCTCTCTCCATCAACTGGAAATGCTCGGCATTGAAGGCAATCCATTAGAGCCCAGCATAAAACAGGAAATCATGGAAAAGGGCACCAAGAGTCTGATTAATGCGTTAATGGAAGGAGCTCCTA TTCCCTTACCCCCTACACCACGTAAAGAAATCATCATTCAGGAGGACGTCCCCGAAGCTTTGGAGAGAATCAAGGTCTTTTCTTGGAATATTCTGTGCGACAAGTATGCGACAACGCAGACCTACGGATACACACCCACTGGGGCATTGAGCTGGGAGTATCGCAAAAATTGCATCTTGGAGGAGCTCCGGATACGTGATGCCGACTTCCTCGCTCTCCAGGAAGTCTCCACCGACGCCTTCAAGGAAGATCTTAGCCCAGAATTGGCGCAAATGGATTACAAGGGCGTGCATTGGCCCAAGTCCCGTGCTAAGACAATGTCTGAAAAGGATGCGCAAACCGTCGACGGCTGCGCAGTCTTCTACAAGCAGAGCAAGTTTATTCTGCTGGACAAGCAGCTAATTGAATTCGCTACGATTGCCATCAACCGACCCGATATGAAGAACCAGCACGACGTTTTTAATCGGGTCATGCCCAAGGACAACATTGCTGttatttgcttctttgagtcCCGGTTGACAGGTGCTCGCATTATCCTAGTCAATGCCCATCTCACCTGGGACTCAGCTCTTGCAGACGTCAAACTGATCCAGACGGGTATTCTTATGGAACATGTGACCAAGCTGGCGGAGAAGTATGCAAGGTGGCCAGCCGTCAAGGATAAGAAGATGATTACGTTGCCGAGATCCGACGATGCAGAtgagccaccgccgccgcctccagtCGAGCCAGGCCCGAGTCAAGAATATCGATCCAATACCGAGATTCCTCTGTTAGTCTGCGGCGATTTCAACTCAACCAGGGACTCTTCGGTATGGGAGCTCATGTCTATGGGTCGTGTGCCACCAGACCACCTGGAGCTGAACAACTTTCACTACGGAAGCTTCACGCGCGACGGTATCGAGCATCCCTTCAGCTTACGAGACGCCTACGCACCCATACAAAACACGCCCGATGAGCTACCCTTTACTAATTACACTCCTGGATTTGCCGACGTCATTGATTACATCTGGTATTCAGCCAATACGTTGGAAGTCGTTGAATTGCTGGGCCCTCCTGACCCGACTTATATGAAGCGAATCCCAGCGTTCCCCAACTGGCACTTCCCGGCCGATCATATTCAGATCATGTCCGAATTCGTCATCAAGAGCCGAAAAGATAAGAAACAGGCGTCAGAACGCGAACAGTAG
- a CDS encoding uncharacterized protein (SECRETED:SignalP(1-19)), which translates to MHSIHALLLGLLIPLLCLGTALPPFSDTFDLSSAGHLAGRNHHCLDWALLPAVKPDRLFFLLLDQVAAFVRSVEMWSRSMGFPAFAGALLASVLRAQVLSQLCWASWIIVDLPNWTRPVLLARLRPFGWLQL; encoded by the coding sequence ATGCACTCCATacatgcgctgctgctgggactGCTAATCCCACTACTCTGTCTAGGCACTGCACTACCGCCATTCTCAGACACATTTGATCTGTCCAGTGCTGGCCATCTCGCTGGCCGGAATCACCACTGCCTGGATTGGGCCCTTCTGCCAGCAGTAAAACCAGAccgtcttttcttcctcttgctgGACCAAGTCGCTGCTTTTGTCCGGTCGGTGGAGATGTGGAGCAGGTCCATGGGCTTCCCCGCGTTCGCTGGAGCTCTGCTGGCGTCCGTGCTGAGGGCTCAAGTTCTTTCGCAGCTCTGCTGGGCATCATGGATCATTGTTGATTTGCCAAATTGGACAAGGCCCGTGCTACTCGCGCGCCTTCGCCCTTTTGGCTGGCTGCAGCTCTAG
- a CDS encoding uncharacterized protein (EggNog:ENOG41), which translates to MSDYSAIYLYASTIGAPMPLDRASRREKQARRPNSTPDGSLAARRHSRSSSSDQASMSSRSSHYTARQLSLSSSYSQGPAAPAPVGQPQGSANAAASNTAGTTTSSPNLTSSISNNSSSSGGSSNKHGSNQQHNPPPLAPLASTHASAQLPPQPPTPGRAARTLSRLHRARLSGSLLDAGAARNAQDPDPTKFVRQMTGFPASRAESVSSASGQTSTSSRTVLSTDPSASLVAARPFVQRNGRTFLNDETLPYPLPSDLTELHRQALRTMLLIQVIGAPVLSPGLIKKPPQRVLEIGCGSGFWSTMCHQYFKSRGHGGLSFTGIDIAPLGPDSSSSASDDAMKPSGDMQWKFIQHDLRQIPWPIPSEEYDLVMVKDVSYAVTNKMMPTFIEECVRMVRPGGTFEMWDSDHLIRSLRPHVPTSTVSAEDAEQQAAAASLGAYVINPQTPLTAPSNDYINEYNSWLSKALEALDIHPLPCTVIGPTLLQEYETLGDVRSRRIALPLSEFRWEKEGIGGVITTDAKTESKGKEPPPTPRADKKTLTAGQIALRQTALLTQVQEIQALEPILREVSGKSQDEWDMWLGKMMSDLMDDNRTSLSECLEFGAWYAKKKKVTG; encoded by the coding sequence ATGTCCGACTACAGCGCCATCTACCTGTACGCCAGCACAATTGGCGCGCCCATGCCCCTCGACAGGGCCTCGCGGCGAGAGAAGCAGGCCCGGCGCCCCAATTCCACGCCCGACGGGTCCCTGGCGGCGCGGCGACATTcgcgcagctccagcagcgacCAGGCGTCCATGAGCAGCCGCTCGTCGCACTACACGGCGCGCCAGCTGTCGCTGTCCAGCTCGTACTCGCAGGGCCCCGCCGCGCCTGCTCCCGTGGGGCAGCCCCAGGGCAGCGCCAACGCCGCAGCTTCTAATACTGCCGGCACCACGACCTCTTCTCCTAATCTTACAAGTAgcatcagcaacaacagcagcagcagcggcggcagctccaACAAGCACGGCAGCAATCAGCAGCACAACCCGCCTCCCCTCGCTCCCCTCGCCTCGACTCACGCATCGGCGCAGCTCCCGCCGCAGCCTCCCACGCCAGGAAGGGCCGCCAGGACCCTCTCCCGCCTGCATCGCGCCAGGCTCAGCGGCTCGCTCCTCGATGCGGGCGCGGCGAGAAATGCACAGGATCCCGACCCGACAAAGTTTGTGCGACAAATGACGGGCTTTCCGGCCAGCCGCGCCGAGTCCGTCTCGTCCGCCAGCGGCCAAACCTCAACCTCGTCGCGCACTGTCCTCTCTACCGATCCCTCGGCCAGCCTCGTCGCCGCACGGCCCTTTGTGCAACGCAATGGCCGCACCTTTCTCAACGATGAAACCCTCCCGTATCCCCTCCCCTCCGACCTCACCGAGCTGCATAGACAGGCGCTGCGGACGATGCTGCTGATCCAGGTCATTGGCGCACCGGTTCTGTCGCCGGGCCTGATCAAGAAGCCGCCGCAGCGCGTGCTGGAGATTGGGTGCGGGTCTGGCTTCTGGAGCACCATGTGCCACCAGTACTTCAAGAGTCGCGGCCATGGTGGTTTGTCCTTCACGGGCATCGACATTGCGCCCCTGGGGCccgacagcagctccagcgcctcCGACGACGCCATGAAGCCCAGCGGCGACATGCAGTGGAAGTTTATCCAGCACGACCTCCGCCAGATCCCGTGGCCGATCCCCTCGGAAGAATACGACCTTGTCATGGTAAAGGACGTAAGCTACGCGGTGACGAACAAGATGATGCCGACCTTTATCGAGGAGTGCGTCCGCATGGTCAGACCTGGGGGAACGTTTGAGATGTGGGATTCAGATCATCTTATCCGAAGCTTGCGGCCTCACGTTCCCACGTCCACAGTCTCGGCTGAAGATGCCGAACAGCAGGCAGCCGCTGCCAGCCTCGGCGCCTATGTCATCAACCCTCAGACCCCCCTTACAGCCCCGTCGAACGACTACATCAATGAATACAACTCTTGGCTATCAAAAGCACTGGAAGCCCTTGACATCCACCCTCTCCCGTGCACCGTCATTGGCCCTACCCTCTTACAGGAGTACGAGACCTTGGGTGATGTCCGCTCGCGGCGGATAGCCCTCCCCCTTAGCGAGTTCCGCTGGGAGAAGGAGGGCATCGGCGGTGTCATCACCACCGACGCCAAGACCGAGTCCAAGGGCAAGGAACCGCCGCCAACGCCGAGAGCAGACAAGAAGACGTTGACGGCGGGGCAGATTGCCCTGCGGCAGACGGCCTTGCTGACTCAAGTGCAAGAGATTCAGGCTCTCGAGCCCATCTTGCGCGAGGTCAGCGGCAAGAGCCAGGACGAGTGGGACATGTGGCTGGGTAAGATGATGAGCGACCTGATGGATGACAACAGGACGTCCTTGAGCGAATGTCTCGAGTTTGGGGCCTGGTatgcgaagaagaagaaggtgacgGGATGA
- a CDS encoding uncharacterized protein (EggNog:ENOG41): MSSFNPELRRQVIAIYKELLYLGREYPLGYSFFRPRLHKAFMSRAAERDEDKIRSGIKQAEFVKKEIEALYYLKRYRTLRKRYDGDA, from the exons ATGTCGAGTTTTAATCCTGAGCTCAGAAGGCAAGTCATTGCCATCTATAAAG AGCTCCTCTATCTCGGCCGTGAATACCCCCTCGGCTACTCCTTCTTCCGCCCCCGCCTTCACAAAGCCTTCATGTCGCGTGCGGCTGAACGAGACGAGGACAAGATTCGCTCTGGCATCAAGCAAGCTGAATTTGTAAAGAAAG AAATCGAAGCTCT GTATTATTTGAAACGATATCGAACATTGAGAAAACGatatgatggcgatgcttga
- a CDS encoding uncharacterized protein (EggNog:ENOG41) — MPRLAPALDVFPTLVRFQTIRPRRLFEVPIGGPSSNVSAKALQQSAIHLYHDLGVIVFAGCSVAEVRRIGDVLKEVVAWGGQGGVVARLDAWEGEVVRRRERSLKGKGELYKDLDEKRTGIIKPEVLLQLATTRFEETLKERIPELKTAKDIDIRETQVILPGSPPPRGVINKTVNGPRRLPIESFTTMGVNRVSGYTIGETRFFTVGSGNYVGGARVDYLMLKYEEEKRKKTDENAQKSTGIISVKPYWGHGKLKQRRRASDETQSAIFDEVVSKVMQPLWDLERSVWAVKAEELEKRREKKKWGGDDTQVNAA; from the exons ATGCCTCGCCTCGCTCCAGCCCTCGACGTCTTCCCCACGCTCGTCCGCTTCCAGACCATCCGCCCACGGCGCCTCTTCGAAGTCCCCATCGGCGGCCCCTCGAGCAACGTCTCGGCAAAGGCCCTGCAGCAGAGCGCCATCCACCTGTACCACGACCTCGGGGTGATTGTCTTTGCGGGGTGCTCCGTCGCGGAGGTGCGTAGGATAGGCGACGTGCTCAAGGAGGTTGTCGCCTGGGGCGGGCAGGGCGGCGTGGTGGCGAGGCTGGATGCGTGGGAGGGGGAGGTtgtgaggaggagggagaggagttTGAAGGGGAAGGGGGAGCTGTATAAGGATTTAGATGAGAAGAGG ACTGGTATTATCAAACCCGAGGTGCTGCTACAGCTGGCGACAACACGATTCGAAGAGACGCTCAAGGAGAGAATACCGGAGCTGAAGACGGCAAAGGACATTGACATTCGAGAAACACAAGTCATCCTCCCCGGATCACCTCCCCCAAGAGGGGTCATTAAT AAAACGGTCAATGGCCCGCGCCGCCTCCCAATCGAATCATTTACAACAATGGGTGTCAACCGCGTCAGCGGCTACACCATTGGCGAGACGCGCTTCTTTACAGTCGGTTCGGGCAATTACGTTGGCGGAGCACGAGTCGATTACCTGATGTTGAAATACGAAGAGGagaagcggaagaagacAGACGAAAACGCGCAAAAGAGCACGGGCATTATTAGCGTAAAGCCATACTGGGGACACGGGAAGCTCAAGCAGCGACGGAGGGCCAGCGATGAGACGCAGAGTGCCATCTTTGACGAGGTTGTCAGCAAGGTGATGCAGCCGCTGTGGGATCTGGAGCGCAGCGTGTGGGCTGTTAaggcggaggagctggagaagcggagggagaagaagaaatggggAGGCGACGATACCCAGGTGAATGCTGCTTAG